One window of the Salvia miltiorrhiza cultivar Shanhuang (shh) chromosome 6, IMPLAD_Smil_shh, whole genome shotgun sequence genome contains the following:
- the LOC130988604 gene encoding BEL1-like homeodomain protein 2 isoform X1, with protein sequence MGIGSPLLHPLQFSNNQNSMSQDFHQNIFSFSNGIDRSEQQHQIRSNKQRAHGVGAAPLVGMEEDGLPSYEGGGIFSEMFNFSSGATATELLESQLAHPRAAEWFLHRQGAAAEGGLGNSKNGSVVNETGSYNHHEISSINADSAAAMQLFAMNPQQQRSPPPSPSPPPATNMLLQNPSNFPAGGAFGHFTWPANPNGAVEGQGQGLSLSLSSSAEELRLGLIFGQGGGTAPPPQYHRFDGGVSHNRHLGLGSSYTLSNSKYVKAAQDLLEEFCSVGRGQLKKNKIDSKNPSGGAAAVGGGDSSSSSKDPPHLSASERLEHQRRKVKLSAMLDEANRRYNHYCERMQMVVNSFDTIIGFGAAAPYTSLAQKAMSRHFRCLREAVAEQLRQSCEQLGEKDTMKSGLTKGETPRLKFLEQSLRQHHAAFHHMDQEAWRPQRGLPQRSVTILRAWLFEHFLHPYPSDADKHLLARQTGLSRNQVANWFINARVRLWKPMVEEMYLQEAKDHSNPTTTTAAAAADTSPPPALAKINVLESDPSSVSFNTSENHTDTNHASSPTAAPPHCFPPGVDPAIVRFGTSSGDVSLTLGLRHSGEEFFPT encoded by the exons ATGGGAATAGGGTCGCCGTTGCTCCATCCTCTTCAATTCTCCAACAACCAAAATTCCATGTCACAAGATTTTCATCAGAATATTTTCAGTTTCTCGAATGGAATCGATAGATCCGAACAGCAGCACCAGATTCGAAGCAATAAACAAAGGGCTCATGGCGTAGGGGCGGCGCCGTTAGTCGGTATGGAAGAAGATGGGCTTCCAAGCTATGAAGGCGGCGGTATATTTTCGGAGATGTTCAATTTCTCATCCGGCGCCACGGCGACGGAATTGCTGGAGTCGCAGCTGGCGCATCCGAGGGCGGCGGAGTGGTTCCTGCACCGCCAAGGCGCGGCGGCGGAAGGTGGTTTGGGGAATTCGAAGAACGGGAGTGTAGTTAATGAAACTGGATCTTATAATCATCACGAGATCTCGAGCATTAATGCCGATTCAGCTGCAGCCATGCAGCTCTTCGCGATGAACCCGCAGCAGCAGAGATCTCCGCCGCCTTCTCCGTCTCCGCCGCCTGCAACCAACATGCTGCTTCAAAACCCTTCTAATTTCCCCGCCGGAGGGGCTTTCGGTCATTTCACATGGCCTGCCAACCCTAACGGAGCTGTGGAAGGGCAAGGGCAAGGGCTTTCTCTGTCGCTGTCTTCGTCGGCGGAGGAGCTGAGGCTCGGATTAATCTTCGGCCAAGGCGGAGGGACAGCTCCGCCGCCGCAGTATCATCGCTTCGACGGAGGAGTGAGCCACAACCGCCACTTAGGGTTGGGGTCTTCTTACACATTGAGTAATTCCAAATACGTCAAGGCGGCGCAAGATTTGTTGGAAGAGTTCTGTAGTGTCGGTAGGGGTCAgttgaagaaaaacaaaatcGACAGCAAGAATCCAagtggcggcgccgccgccgtcggTGGAGGTGATTCTTCGTCCTCTTCTAAAGATCCCCCTCATTTATCAGCTTCGGAGAGGCTCGAGCATCAAAGAAGGAAGGTCAAGCTATCAGCCATGCTTGATGAGGCaa ACAGAAGGTACAACCACTACTGCGAGCGGATGCAGATGGTGGTGAACTCATTCGACACGATAATAGGGTTCGGCGCGGCGGCGCCGTACACGAGCCTCGCGCAGAAGGCGATGTCCCGGCACTTCCGGTGCCTGAGGGAAGCCGTGGCCGAGCAATTGCGACAAAGCTGCGAGCAGTTGGGGGAGAAAGACACCATGAAATCCGGCCTCACGAAAGGCGAGACGCCGCGGCTCAAATTCTTGGAGCAGAGCTTGCGGCAGCACCACGCCGCGTTCCACCATATGGACCAAGAGGCGTGGCGCCCGCAGCGCGGCTTGCCGCAGCGCTCCGTCACCATTTTGAGGGCTTGGCTTTTCGAGCATTTTCTGCACCC GTATCCAAGCGACGCAGATAAGCACCTACTTGCTCGACAGACAGGTCTATCAAGAAACcag GTTGCAAATTGGTTCATAAATGCGAGGGTCCGCCTCTGGAAACCCATGGTTGAAGAGATGTACCTACAAGAAGCCAAAGACCACTCAAACCCCACCACcaccacggccgccgccgcagcAGATACTTCTCCGCCTCCTGCTCTTGCTAAAATCAATGTGCTTGAAAGCGACCCTTCATCCGTTTCATTTAATACCTCGGAAAACCACACCGACACCAATCATGCCTCCTCCCCCACCGCTGCGCCGCCGCACTGCTTCCCGCCCGGAGTTGATCCCGCCATCGTTAGGTTTGGGACGAGCTCCGGCGACGTGTCGCTGACTCTTGGGCTACGTCACTCCGGGGAGGAGTTCTTTCCCACTTAA
- the LOC130988604 gene encoding BEL1-like homeodomain protein 2 isoform X2, with protein sequence MGIGSPLLHPLQFSNNQNSMSQDFHQNIFSFSNGIDRSEQQHQIRSNKQRAHGVGAAPLVGMEEDGLPSYEGGGIFSEMFNFSSGATATELLESQLAHPRAAEWFLHRQGAAAEGGLGNSKNGSVVNETGSYNHHEISSINADSAAAMQLFAMNPQQQRSPPPSPSPPPATNMLLQNPSNFPAGGAFGHFTWPANPNGAVEGQGQGLSLSLSSSAEELRLGLIFGQGGGTAPPPQYHRFDGGVSHNRHLGLGSSYTLSNSKYVKAAQDLLEEFCSVGRGQLKKNKIDSKNPSGGAAAVGGGDSSSSSKDPPHLSASERLEHQRRKVKLSAMLDEVDRRYNHYCERMQMVVNSFDTIIGFGAAAPYTSLAQKAMSRHFRCLREAVAEQLRQSCEQLGEKDTMKSGLTKGETPRLKFLEQSLRQHHAAFHHMDQEAWRPQRGLPQRSVTILRAWLFEHFLHPYPSDADKHLLARQTGLSRNQVANWFINARVRLWKPMVEEMYLQEAKDHSNPTTTTAAAAADTSPPPALAKINVLESDPSSVSFNTSENHTDTNHASSPTAAPPHCFPPGVDPAIVRFGTSSGDVSLTLGLRHSGEEFFPT encoded by the exons ATGGGAATAGGGTCGCCGTTGCTCCATCCTCTTCAATTCTCCAACAACCAAAATTCCATGTCACAAGATTTTCATCAGAATATTTTCAGTTTCTCGAATGGAATCGATAGATCCGAACAGCAGCACCAGATTCGAAGCAATAAACAAAGGGCTCATGGCGTAGGGGCGGCGCCGTTAGTCGGTATGGAAGAAGATGGGCTTCCAAGCTATGAAGGCGGCGGTATATTTTCGGAGATGTTCAATTTCTCATCCGGCGCCACGGCGACGGAATTGCTGGAGTCGCAGCTGGCGCATCCGAGGGCGGCGGAGTGGTTCCTGCACCGCCAAGGCGCGGCGGCGGAAGGTGGTTTGGGGAATTCGAAGAACGGGAGTGTAGTTAATGAAACTGGATCTTATAATCATCACGAGATCTCGAGCATTAATGCCGATTCAGCTGCAGCCATGCAGCTCTTCGCGATGAACCCGCAGCAGCAGAGATCTCCGCCGCCTTCTCCGTCTCCGCCGCCTGCAACCAACATGCTGCTTCAAAACCCTTCTAATTTCCCCGCCGGAGGGGCTTTCGGTCATTTCACATGGCCTGCCAACCCTAACGGAGCTGTGGAAGGGCAAGGGCAAGGGCTTTCTCTGTCGCTGTCTTCGTCGGCGGAGGAGCTGAGGCTCGGATTAATCTTCGGCCAAGGCGGAGGGACAGCTCCGCCGCCGCAGTATCATCGCTTCGACGGAGGAGTGAGCCACAACCGCCACTTAGGGTTGGGGTCTTCTTACACATTGAGTAATTCCAAATACGTCAAGGCGGCGCAAGATTTGTTGGAAGAGTTCTGTAGTGTCGGTAGGGGTCAgttgaagaaaaacaaaatcGACAGCAAGAATCCAagtggcggcgccgccgccgtcggTGGAGGTGATTCTTCGTCCTCTTCTAAAGATCCCCCTCATTTATCAGCTTCGGAGAGGCTCGAGCATCAAAGAAGGAAGGTCAAGCTATCAGCCATGCTTGATGAG GTAGACAGAAGGTACAACCACTACTGCGAGCGGATGCAGATGGTGGTGAACTCATTCGACACGATAATAGGGTTCGGCGCGGCGGCGCCGTACACGAGCCTCGCGCAGAAGGCGATGTCCCGGCACTTCCGGTGCCTGAGGGAAGCCGTGGCCGAGCAATTGCGACAAAGCTGCGAGCAGTTGGGGGAGAAAGACACCATGAAATCCGGCCTCACGAAAGGCGAGACGCCGCGGCTCAAATTCTTGGAGCAGAGCTTGCGGCAGCACCACGCCGCGTTCCACCATATGGACCAAGAGGCGTGGCGCCCGCAGCGCGGCTTGCCGCAGCGCTCCGTCACCATTTTGAGGGCTTGGCTTTTCGAGCATTTTCTGCACCC GTATCCAAGCGACGCAGATAAGCACCTACTTGCTCGACAGACAGGTCTATCAAGAAACcag GTTGCAAATTGGTTCATAAATGCGAGGGTCCGCCTCTGGAAACCCATGGTTGAAGAGATGTACCTACAAGAAGCCAAAGACCACTCAAACCCCACCACcaccacggccgccgccgcagcAGATACTTCTCCGCCTCCTGCTCTTGCTAAAATCAATGTGCTTGAAAGCGACCCTTCATCCGTTTCATTTAATACCTCGGAAAACCACACCGACACCAATCATGCCTCCTCCCCCACCGCTGCGCCGCCGCACTGCTTCCCGCCCGGAGTTGATCCCGCCATCGTTAGGTTTGGGACGAGCTCCGGCGACGTGTCGCTGACTCTTGGGCTACGTCACTCCGGGGAGGAGTTCTTTCCCACTTAA